One window from the genome of Marinobacter sp. LV10R510-11A encodes:
- a CDS encoding AAA family ATPase, protein MKFTGTDKYVATDDLQMAVNAAIALQRPLLIKGEPGTGKTLLAEEIASSLGMRLIPWHIKSTTKAQQGLYEYDAVSRLRDSQLGDAKVSDISNYIVKGKLWEAFEADDQVVLLIDEIDKADIEFPNDLLLELDRMEFYVYETKQFVKAAKRPIVVITSNNEKELPDAFLRRCFFHYINFPDRTTMQEIVDVHFPGIQQRVVKDALEVFFDVRKVPGLKKKPSTSELIDWLKLLMADELSAKMLQEKDSSSALPPLYGALVKNEQDVHLLQKLAFMARRRG, encoded by the coding sequence ATGAAGTTTACCGGTACCGATAAATACGTAGCCACCGATGACCTGCAAATGGCTGTAAACGCAGCCATTGCGCTGCAACGTCCACTGTTGATCAAAGGCGAACCCGGCACCGGCAAAACCTTGCTGGCCGAGGAAATTGCAAGCTCATTGGGCATGCGGCTTATTCCTTGGCACATCAAATCTACGACCAAGGCTCAACAAGGCCTGTACGAATACGATGCAGTCTCCCGTTTGCGGGATTCTCAGTTAGGTGATGCGAAAGTTAGCGACATCAGCAACTACATTGTGAAGGGCAAGCTTTGGGAAGCTTTTGAAGCCGACGATCAGGTGGTGTTGCTGATTGATGAAATCGACAAGGCCGACATTGAGTTCCCCAACGATCTGTTGCTTGAGTTGGATCGGATGGAATTCTATGTGTACGAAACCAAGCAGTTCGTAAAAGCCGCTAAGCGGCCAATTGTCGTTATTACCAGTAACAACGAAAAAGAACTGCCAGACGCCTTCCTGCGTCGCTGCTTTTTCCACTACATCAACTTCCCAGATCGCACCACCATGCAGGAGATCGTGGATGTTCACTTCCCCGGTATTCAGCAGCGGGTGGTGAAGGATGCACTTGAGGTGTTCTTCGATGTGCGCAAGGTGCCGGGCTTGAAGAAAAAGCCTTCCACCTCAGAATTGATCGACTGGCTAAAGTTGCTCATGGCGGACGAGTTATCCGCAAAAATGCTGCAGGAAAAAGACAGCAGTTCAGCCTTGCCGCCTTTATATGGCGCTCTGGTGAAAAACGAGCAGGACGTTCACCTGCTGCAGAAGCTGGCGTTTATGGCCCGCCGTCGCGGCTGA
- a CDS encoding vWA domain-containing protein codes for MLIDFFLEVRRAKVPASLREFLDLLEAMQQQLVFADMEEFYYLARLCLVKDERHFDKFDRAFKVYFDGIEHLDELLQALIPDEWLRAEFEKNLSEEEKAKIESLGGLEELIETFKKRMEEQKERHAGGNKWIGTGGTSPFGADGYNPEGYRIGQEKGRHGRAIKVWEKREFKDLDDSVTLGIRNIKVALRRLRKFARQGAADKLDLDDTIRSTARNAGYLDLKMVPERHNAAKVLIFFDVGGSMDPHVRVCEELFSAARTEFKHMEYFYFHNFVYESVWTKNIRRMNETTSTWDILHKYSSDYKVIFVGDATMAPYEVSHPGGSIEHWNEEAGATWFQRIHEHFRKVVWINPLPDGYWGTGGSLGMTKQLVNNHMYPLTVEGLESAMKYLSK; via the coding sequence ATGTTGATTGATTTCTTTCTCGAAGTGCGGCGGGCCAAGGTGCCTGCCAGCCTACGTGAATTCCTCGATCTGCTGGAAGCGATGCAACAGCAGCTTGTTTTTGCAGATATGGAAGAGTTCTATTACCTGGCGCGGTTGTGCCTGGTAAAGGACGAGCGCCACTTCGACAAGTTCGATCGGGCGTTCAAGGTCTATTTTGACGGCATTGAACACTTAGATGAGTTGCTGCAAGCGTTGATTCCAGATGAGTGGCTTCGAGCTGAGTTTGAGAAGAACCTGAGTGAGGAAGAAAAGGCCAAGATTGAGTCCCTTGGCGGGCTGGAAGAGCTGATCGAAACCTTCAAGAAGCGCATGGAGGAGCAAAAAGAGCGCCACGCAGGCGGTAACAAGTGGATTGGAACCGGCGGTACGTCGCCCTTTGGCGCCGATGGGTACAACCCTGAAGGCTACCGTATCGGTCAGGAAAAAGGACGTCACGGGCGGGCCATTAAAGTCTGGGAAAAGCGCGAGTTTAAAGATCTTGATGACAGCGTCACCTTGGGTATTCGTAACATCAAGGTAGCACTTCGGCGGCTGCGTAAATTTGCTCGACAGGGTGCAGCGGACAAGCTGGATTTGGACGACACTATTCGTTCCACAGCCCGTAACGCGGGTTACCTGGATTTGAAGATGGTGCCCGAGCGGCACAACGCGGCCAAGGTGCTGATCTTTTTCGATGTGGGTGGTTCTATGGACCCCCATGTGCGGGTGTGCGAAGAGCTGTTTTCAGCCGCGCGCACGGAATTTAAGCACATGGAGTATTTTTACTTTCACAACTTTGTTTATGAAAGTGTGTGGACGAAAAATATCCGGCGCATGAATGAGACCACTAGCACTTGGGATATCCTCCACAAGTACTCGTCTGACTACAAAGTAATCTTTGTGGGCGATGCCACTATGGCACCTTATGAGGTCTCTCATCCCGGTGGTTCCATCGAACACTGGAACGAAGAGGCGGGTGCTACCTGGTTTCAGCGAATCCACGAGCATTTCCGCAAGGTTGTCTGGATCAATCCGTTACCCGACGGTTACTGGGGAACCGGTGGCTCGCTGGGTATGACTAAGCAACTTGTGAACAACCACATGTACCCGCTCACGGTGGAAGGCTTGGAATCGGCGATGAAGTATTTGAGCAAATAA
- a CDS encoding tetratricopeptide repeat protein — MRVFLVSVFCLCGLTVASAYADQPAPSVLKAGLEQFSRASSAWNASTVSSVSRQQLLYEKAELARVGGSAEQAGKILASMDEGYWSAVGYINLSGDYARNDLNPSRALVALRVALAMADKDSDTERKTALRSRILLRAGYLAYTSSDYDKAIGFLEKIPLDSHKTPQALYFHGLALAEQGHHRAAMQSWHRAKKYPLAYSGVADAWIGMGRGYDLSGYLGQAGEAYLAANAAYEGERVTLRKLASQIEEQGAYKALVLDARGAGSGDAGSGKSGSSSPKVEWFLADSRTLTQPRMAYFLSFMERSEAQQAVNRVLDLAQIMVELERNAQDLDVFSTAIAGQLKSPSRSNEAPRAEALKDNNARLEERLSTLLARAEGGELTPDQRLQLNMLKTTLSDSGKQLDKLHGRSANSSANLKSLLTEARKLRKQSLAYLETVSALRVRAEALLDRLALEFVAAQDKNMVFALDKTEQQIAHLYEYLALQELDSGEQEK, encoded by the coding sequence ATGAGGGTATTCCTGGTCAGTGTGTTTTGCCTATGCGGCCTGACGGTGGCTTCAGCGTATGCCGATCAGCCAGCGCCATCGGTTTTGAAGGCGGGCCTTGAGCAATTTTCCCGTGCAAGCTCCGCCTGGAATGCGAGCACGGTTTCTTCCGTATCCCGACAACAGCTACTTTATGAGAAAGCTGAGCTTGCCCGCGTTGGCGGATCTGCCGAGCAAGCGGGCAAGATACTTGCGAGTATGGACGAGGGGTACTGGTCTGCCGTGGGCTATATCAATCTTTCTGGGGACTATGCTCGCAATGATCTGAATCCGTCACGGGCACTGGTTGCTCTGCGAGTGGCGCTGGCCATGGCCGACAAGGATTCCGACACTGAGCGCAAAACAGCACTGCGCAGCCGGATTCTGTTGCGTGCAGGCTACTTGGCCTATACAAGCTCCGACTATGACAAGGCCATAGGTTTTTTAGAAAAAATACCACTGGATAGCCACAAAACGCCCCAGGCGCTCTACTTCCATGGCTTGGCATTGGCGGAGCAGGGCCATCACCGGGCAGCCATGCAGAGCTGGCATCGGGCGAAAAAGTATCCCCTTGCTTACTCAGGCGTTGCAGATGCTTGGATAGGTATGGGGCGTGGCTACGATCTTTCTGGTTATCTGGGGCAGGCGGGCGAGGCTTATCTTGCCGCGAATGCGGCCTACGAAGGTGAGCGGGTCACTCTGCGCAAACTGGCGAGCCAGATTGAAGAGCAGGGGGCGTACAAAGCGCTTGTATTGGATGCGCGAGGTGCTGGTTCGGGCGACGCCGGCTCTGGGAAATCCGGCTCCAGTAGCCCGAAAGTAGAGTGGTTTCTCGCGGATAGCCGTACGCTCACTCAGCCTCGAATGGCCTATTTTCTTAGCTTTATGGAGCGATCCGAGGCTCAACAGGCCGTAAACCGTGTGCTGGATCTGGCGCAAATTATGGTCGAACTCGAACGCAATGCTCAAGATCTTGATGTTTTCAGCACCGCTATTGCAGGCCAGCTTAAGTCGCCAAGTCGTTCCAACGAGGCGCCAAGAGCAGAAGCCCTGAAAGACAACAATGCGCGGCTGGAAGAGCGCCTGAGTACTTTGCTTGCGCGAGCGGAGGGCGGCGAGTTAACTCCGGATCAGCGCTTGCAACTCAATATGTTGAAAACAACCCTTTCCGACTCTGGCAAACAACTCGATAAACTTCACGGTAGGTCTGCTAACAGCTCGGCCAATCTTAAGTCGCTGCTTACTGAAGCTCGAAAACTACGCAAACAGTCACTCGCGTATTTAGAGACTGTTTCGGCTCTCCGTGTTCGGGCTGAAGCCTTGCTTGATCGCCTGGCACTCGAGTTTGTGGCCGCTCAGGACAAGAACATGGTGTTTGCTCTGGATAAAACCGAGCAACAAATCGCGCACCTTTATGAGTACCTGGCCCTGCAGGAATTGGATTCCGGGGAGCAAGAAAAATGA
- a CDS encoding tetratricopeptide repeat protein, whose product MRRLRVALLPLFFFCSLAFGQESFRVELGKDGETIADMRPVFLKFETRPLPAISPAEVARRYQRLFNTTDEPAVRVDALNRLTNIRERSGEDIGFTPAEEAEVYQQAIESYESILERGAFGGRLDELLYQMAKANALTGQNSASVKCLQQLVGLYPDSALVPEARFRIAESAFAAGNYVEAEAGYRELVDGSGDAGGLKSKARYMLGWALFKQGSHAWERAGRRFVEVLDESLPSTESLDQVSESNVDSIDDTLRVLALMASRRNGAETLMSWLQPEALRPWTPLVFDRLADLYAVQGDAEASVETNRAFVNYFPEHPQRAGFMAQVVDVWNRAGKPAQAREAMADYIALFNDQRDYAGLEPDYRDKWRKFSRFLADYHYAKGSSGEGEVVANYGAAAKYYEGLAQRSDGAGEFFRLAGDARLQAGEYPSALKDFHMAAYDVPGYEQSADAGWAAIVLVRAGVIGERVSPGFGPSLADLAAETDRFIERYGSDGRAPGLLADLATRWLDIGDNDRALHYATQALGHPQAVPETRYAAWVVMAQVRQYTRAYGLAERAWREALALASGESATGAMKAQAAGLREQLATAIYRQGEQAAGAGKTAMAVAHFQRIETVLPGSETAVKGRFDAANTLLKAAEWQPAINELNRFRADYPGHALTLGISEKLVLAYTTSRQPLRAAGELMDMADNGRGESNAGQDEALGYRLRAAELFHAAEAEGQRNAIYENYLAISPSAMNANEHVQLQTMRHRLIEAGNQSAQWQAELVSAELESRWHSEQTLQWAARGALTMGAEVAAEFASVKLSLPLEASLDQKQRAMEKAQAHFRNAASLGGATVLPESLFRRAELHRIMAKDLMASAAPRGLNEMEQMQYRMLLEEEAYPFEERAIALHSENHQHINAGGFNDWIEKSLGVLAELHPGRYDRSLQWMSGTVEGHDGV is encoded by the coding sequence ATGAGACGTTTGCGTGTGGCTTTACTGCCCCTTTTCTTCTTCTGCAGTTTGGCGTTCGGGCAGGAATCTTTCCGTGTAGAGCTGGGGAAGGATGGTGAAACCATTGCCGATATGCGCCCGGTATTTCTGAAATTTGAAACCCGGCCACTTCCCGCCATTTCGCCAGCGGAAGTGGCGAGACGCTATCAGCGGTTGTTCAACACCACTGATGAGCCTGCAGTGCGTGTAGATGCACTGAACCGCCTAACTAATATCCGCGAGCGTTCCGGTGAAGACATAGGGTTTACCCCGGCGGAAGAAGCAGAGGTGTATCAACAGGCGATTGAGAGCTATGAGTCTATTCTTGAGCGCGGTGCGTTTGGCGGCCGCCTGGATGAGCTTTTGTATCAAATGGCTAAAGCCAATGCTTTGACGGGCCAGAACTCTGCCTCTGTGAAGTGCCTGCAACAGCTCGTTGGCCTGTATCCAGATTCGGCTCTGGTGCCGGAAGCTAGATTCCGGATTGCAGAATCGGCTTTCGCCGCCGGCAACTATGTTGAGGCGGAGGCAGGGTACCGGGAGCTTGTTGATGGGAGTGGCGATGCCGGTGGCTTGAAAAGCAAGGCGCGCTACATGCTCGGATGGGCACTTTTCAAACAGGGTTCCCATGCCTGGGAGCGCGCTGGGCGCAGATTTGTTGAGGTATTGGATGAGTCTTTGCCAAGCACTGAAAGCCTTGATCAAGTTTCCGAATCCAACGTAGACAGCATTGATGACACTCTTCGAGTTCTGGCATTGATGGCCAGCCGCCGGAACGGTGCAGAAACCCTGATGAGTTGGTTGCAGCCTGAAGCGCTACGTCCCTGGACGCCCCTGGTGTTTGATCGGCTTGCGGATTTATACGCGGTGCAAGGTGATGCTGAGGCCAGCGTGGAGACCAATCGGGCGTTTGTGAACTATTTCCCTGAGCATCCTCAACGGGCGGGCTTTATGGCGCAGGTTGTGGATGTCTGGAACCGTGCCGGCAAGCCCGCACAAGCCAGAGAGGCTATGGCCGACTACATCGCTCTGTTTAACGATCAGCGTGATTATGCTGGCTTAGAGCCCGATTATCGTGACAAATGGCGTAAGTTTAGCCGCTTTCTTGCGGATTATCATTACGCGAAAGGCAGCTCTGGCGAAGGCGAAGTTGTCGCTAACTACGGGGCTGCTGCTAAGTATTACGAGGGATTGGCGCAGCGTAGCGACGGCGCCGGTGAGTTTTTTCGCCTTGCGGGTGACGCGCGGCTGCAGGCAGGGGAGTACCCCTCTGCGCTTAAAGATTTTCACATGGCGGCTTATGACGTGCCTGGCTACGAACAGAGCGCCGATGCCGGCTGGGCCGCCATTGTTCTGGTGCGGGCAGGTGTAATCGGAGAAAGGGTTTCCCCTGGGTTTGGCCCCAGCCTTGCAGATCTGGCTGCTGAAACAGATAGGTTTATCGAACGCTATGGCTCCGACGGCCGAGCCCCGGGGTTGTTGGCAGATTTGGCAACGCGCTGGCTCGACATTGGGGATAACGATCGAGCGTTGCACTACGCCACGCAAGCGCTTGGTCACCCACAAGCCGTACCCGAAACACGTTATGCGGCGTGGGTAGTAATGGCTCAAGTTCGGCAATACACACGAGCCTATGGGCTTGCCGAACGAGCCTGGCGAGAGGCCTTGGCGCTTGCCTCCGGTGAATCCGCAACCGGTGCAATGAAGGCGCAGGCTGCGGGTCTGCGTGAGCAGCTTGCCACGGCCATCTATCGCCAAGGGGAGCAAGCGGCCGGGGCCGGTAAGACGGCGATGGCGGTCGCACACTTTCAGCGCATCGAGACAGTGCTTCCTGGGTCGGAAACCGCCGTTAAAGGTCGTTTTGACGCAGCAAACACCCTACTTAAGGCCGCCGAATGGCAGCCGGCGATCAACGAACTTAACCGCTTCCGCGCAGATTACCCAGGGCACGCGCTTACCTTGGGAATCAGTGAGAAACTGGTTCTGGCCTATACCACATCGCGCCAGCCTTTGCGGGCAGCGGGCGAGTTGATGGATATGGCGGATAACGGCAGGGGTGAGTCAAACGCGGGCCAAGATGAGGCGCTGGGCTACCGCCTTAGGGCCGCTGAGCTGTTCCATGCCGCTGAGGCGGAGGGCCAGCGCAATGCAATCTATGAGAACTATCTTGCAATCAGCCCAAGTGCTATGAACGCGAATGAGCATGTTCAGCTGCAGACCATGCGCCATAGGTTGATAGAGGCGGGCAACCAGTCCGCACAATGGCAGGCTGAGTTGGTGTCGGCGGAGCTGGAAAGCCGTTGGCATTCGGAGCAGACCTTACAGTGGGCGGCCCGGGGAGCGCTGACAATGGGTGCTGAAGTGGCCGCAGAGTTCGCGAGTGTTAAGTTGAGCCTTCCCCTTGAGGCGTCGCTGGATCAAAAACAGCGCGCCATGGAAAAAGCACAGGCGCACTTCCGCAATGCTGCATCTCTTGGTGGCGCTACCGTTTTGCCTGAATCTTTGTTCCGTCGTGCGGAGCTTCATCGGATCATGGCTAAAGACCTTATGGCTTCTGCTGCGCCAAGGGGGCTGAACGAGATGGAGCAGATGCAATACCGCATGCTGCTTGAGGAAGAGGCATATCCGTTCGAAGAGCGTGCCATTGCGTTGCATTCGGAAAACCATCAGCACATTAACGCCGGTGGTTTTAATGACTGGATAGAAAAAAGCCTGGGAGTTCTGGCGGAACTGCACCCGGGCCGGTATGACCGGTCGCTGCAGTGGATGAGCGGGACAGTGGAGGGCCATGATGGTGTATAA
- a CDS encoding tetratricopeptide repeat protein, with protein sequence MQPSQPASQSAVPPTSKPKPPPNPQQALIHAREGAAAYEQGDVSAAIDAWQLAVELNPDDAVTHNNLALLLKQKHRFSEAAALLETGLESSPEVAELHYNLAVISELYLLDLNRALTHYQRYQTLSASEDKKVTGWIADLERRLN encoded by the coding sequence ATGCAGCCGTCGCAGCCCGCATCTCAATCCGCAGTTCCGCCCACATCTAAGCCAAAGCCGCCGCCTAACCCGCAGCAAGCACTTATACATGCACGGGAGGGCGCAGCAGCTTACGAGCAGGGTGACGTTTCAGCGGCGATTGATGCCTGGCAGTTGGCTGTTGAGCTCAACCCAGATGATGCCGTCACTCACAACAATTTGGCGCTTCTGCTAAAGCAGAAGCATCGCTTCAGTGAGGCAGCTGCGCTACTGGAAACTGGCCTTGAAAGTTCGCCAGAAGTGGCCGAACTGCACTACAACCTTGCGGTTATTTCTGAGCTTTACCTGCTGGATTTGAACAGGGCGCTTACACATTACCAGCGCTATCAGACACTATCGGCCAGTGAAGATAAAAAGGTAACCGGATGGATTGCGGATCTGGAAAGGAGGCTGAATTAA
- a CDS encoding AgmX/PglI C-terminal domain-containing protein, giving the protein MTGMNAMPANAEFGLSNPLGRVSLSSLSWSREEGERLRLAVITVVALLLFVPLAVLISTLDVPAPEREKAESLPPQLAKLLVKPEVVEKPKAIERPEAIEKPAPKPEEVAAPPEPKPSPQVAKPEPKPVPVQPAPKQTSQSVEQARETASRSGLLTMKDRLASMRQPAARAVPVIQANTGDASGSAGGVKTQAVGDVQQGSGGVKNVQSTARADVDVAGHQVRKVAAPSQAQPAVASAPAPKQKPSVGERAMSNIRQVFDSGKTALYSLYQRELRKDPTLEGKVLLELVIEPDGSVSACKVVSSELESPALEQKIAMRVRLFNFGADSVEARKVRFPIDFLPG; this is encoded by the coding sequence ATGACCGGTATGAATGCTATGCCTGCTAATGCCGAGTTCGGCCTCTCAAACCCATTGGGGCGAGTGTCTTTGTCCTCGCTATCGTGGAGTCGGGAGGAGGGCGAGCGCCTGCGCTTGGCGGTTATTACTGTTGTAGCCCTTCTACTGTTTGTTCCGCTGGCTGTGTTGATTTCCACGCTCGATGTGCCGGCACCTGAGCGGGAAAAGGCTGAAAGCCTGCCACCACAACTCGCAAAGCTGCTTGTGAAGCCTGAAGTCGTTGAAAAGCCGAAAGCTATTGAAAGGCCAGAAGCCATTGAAAAACCAGCGCCCAAACCCGAAGAGGTCGCTGCGCCGCCTGAGCCGAAACCTTCCCCGCAGGTGGCGAAGCCAGAACCAAAACCCGTTCCTGTTCAGCCGGCGCCAAAACAGACCAGCCAGAGTGTTGAGCAAGCCCGGGAAACTGCGTCCCGTTCTGGGCTACTGACGATGAAAGATCGCCTGGCCTCAATGCGTCAGCCGGCCGCTAGGGCCGTACCGGTTATCCAAGCGAATACCGGTGACGCGTCTGGCTCTGCAGGCGGTGTCAAAACCCAAGCCGTTGGGGATGTGCAGCAGGGCAGTGGTGGGGTTAAAAATGTGCAGTCGACCGCCCGGGCGGATGTAGACGTTGCCGGGCACCAGGTAAGAAAGGTAGCAGCTCCATCACAAGCGCAACCTGCAGTGGCTAGTGCGCCTGCGCCCAAGCAGAAGCCTTCGGTGGGTGAGCGTGCCATGAGCAATATCCGGCAGGTGTTTGATTCGGGCAAAACGGCGCTTTATTCGCTGTATCAGCGCGAGCTAAGAAAGGATCCAACCCTGGAAGGTAAGGTGTTGCTGGAGTTGGTTATTGAGCCAGATGGCTCTGTATCAGCGTGCAAGGTGGTCAGTTCTGAGCTTGAGAGCCCGGCACTGGAGCAGAAAATCGCCATGCGGGTTCGCCTTTTCAATTTTGGCGCCGATAGCGTTGAAGCCCGAAAGGTAAGGTTCCCTATAGATTTCCTTCCGGGCTAA
- a CDS encoding MaoC/PaaZ C-terminal domain-containing protein encodes MSDTLDTLENLTYDELHEGDTATFTRTLSERELVLFAAVSGDVNPVHLDPEFAANSIFGERIAHGMWSGSLISAALATVMPGPGTIYLEQSLSFKRPVKLDDTLTVSLTVSRKDPKNRVVFQCIVTNQNDQKVVTGEAKVIAPTEKVCLYKPALPHITIESDD; translated from the coding sequence ATGAGCGACACCCTTGATACTCTTGAAAACCTCACCTATGATGAGCTTCACGAGGGTGATACTGCAACGTTTACGCGTACTCTCTCAGAACGCGAACTGGTGCTATTTGCTGCTGTTTCGGGAGACGTTAACCCGGTGCATTTAGACCCCGAATTTGCCGCCAACTCCATATTTGGGGAACGCATTGCCCACGGCATGTGGAGCGGATCGTTGATTTCGGCCGCGCTGGCTACGGTTATGCCCGGCCCAGGCACCATATATCTGGAGCAGAGCCTTTCTTTTAAACGCCCGGTAAAACTGGATGATACGTTAACCGTAAGCCTTACCGTATCGCGCAAAGATCCGAAAAACCGGGTGGTATTCCAGTGCATCGTAACCAATCAAAACGACCAGAAAGTTGTTACAGGTGAAGCCAAGGTTATAGCCCCCACCGAAAAGGTTTGCCTTTATAAGCCAGCGCTTCCACACATCACCATTGAAAGCGACGACTGA